In Candidatus Eisenbacteria bacterium, a single genomic region encodes these proteins:
- the ribA gene encoding GTP cyclohydrolase II — protein MKIVSAVDFPTRFGHFRAIAFSADPAGKEHVAIVHGDVAGKERVPTRLHSECLTGDALGSLRCDCRDQLTAALEAIGKHDVGILLYLRQEGRGIGLANKLRAYALQEHGFDTFEANRLLGFAEDARDYGGAADMLRALGVGSVSLMTNNPSKMDGLLAHGIDVVGRIPLVAKANEHNVRYLDAKERSGHWLKGADDGENGSEAGEARADRGRDLRLHDRAERAAVLVQGRSDHRPHLPRTLEA, from the coding sequence GTGAAGATCGTTTCAGCCGTCGACTTCCCCACCCGCTTCGGGCACTTCCGCGCGATCGCGTTCTCGGCGGACCCGGCCGGGAAGGAGCATGTGGCGATCGTGCACGGAGATGTCGCCGGCAAGGAGAGGGTGCCCACGCGGCTCCACTCGGAGTGCCTGACCGGGGACGCCCTCGGATCGCTCCGGTGCGACTGCCGGGACCAGCTCACGGCCGCGCTCGAGGCGATCGGCAAGCATGATGTGGGCATCCTCCTCTACCTCCGGCAGGAGGGCAGGGGGATCGGGCTAGCCAACAAGCTCCGGGCGTATGCACTCCAGGAGCACGGCTTCGACACGTTCGAGGCCAACCGCCTCCTCGGCTTCGCCGAGGACGCTCGCGACTACGGCGGCGCGGCCGACATGCTGCGCGCGCTCGGAGTCGGGAGCGTGAGCCTCATGACGAACAACCCGTCCAAGATGGACGGGCTTCTCGCGCACGGAATCGACGTCGTCGGTCGGATTCCCCTGGTCGCGAAGGCGAACGAGCACAACGTCCGGTACCTGGACGCGAAAGAGCGCTCGGGTCACTGGTTGAAAGGAGCAGACGATGGCGAGAATGGGAGCGAAGCTGGCGAAGCGCGAGCAGATCGCGGACGCGACCTACGCCTTCACGATCGAGCCGAACGGGCAGCCGTTCTCGTACAAGGCCGGTCAGACCATCGACCTCACCTACCCCGGACTCTCGAAGCCTGA
- a CDS encoding FAD-dependent oxidoreductase yields MEPNGQPFSYKAGQTIDLTYPGLSKPDAAGNRRTFSIANAPGYTSLLIATRARGSALKQALVEAPIGSDLEVDGPYGNFTLPQKPSDVFLFAGGIGVTPFRAMVEDTIERSLDHTLSLIHSNRTPEEAPFLEELIRWGAQSAREMDEAVAAGRRGGHRARSAIAVRDVEPGMAASQVDAGPSGADAVESGHRDARSDRIAAGENPSTMGAATLLAWRRPRFRYIPTMTQAERSARGWNGDRHRVSPEFLAELLPLARNTPHYYVAGPPRFVEGTVESLRAVDVDPDRIRFEEFPGY; encoded by the coding sequence ATCGAGCCGAACGGGCAGCCGTTCTCGTACAAGGCCGGTCAGACCATCGACCTCACCTACCCCGGACTCTCGAAGCCTGACGCGGCGGGCAACCGCCGCACGTTCTCCATCGCGAACGCGCCGGGATACACCTCCTTGCTGATCGCGACGCGCGCGCGCGGCAGCGCGCTCAAGCAGGCGCTCGTGGAAGCGCCGATCGGAAGCGACCTCGAGGTCGACGGCCCGTACGGGAACTTCACGCTCCCTCAGAAGCCCTCGGACGTGTTCCTGTTCGCGGGAGGAATCGGCGTGACGCCCTTCCGCGCGATGGTCGAGGACACGATCGAGCGCTCGCTCGACCACACACTGTCGCTCATCCACTCGAACCGCACGCCCGAGGAGGCGCCGTTCCTGGAGGAGCTGATCCGCTGGGGCGCGCAGAGCGCGCGGGAGATGGACGAGGCCGTGGCGGCCGGAAGACGCGGCGGTCACCGCGCCCGCTCCGCGATCGCGGTTCGCGACGTGGAACCCGGAATGGCCGCGTCCCAGGTGGACGCGGGGCCGTCCGGAGCGGACGCCGTCGAGTCCGGACACCGCGACGCGAGGAGCGACCGAATCGCGGCCGGCGAGAACCCGAGCACCATGGGCGCCGCGACGCTTCTCGCATGGCGGCGTCCTCGCTTTCGTTACATCCCCACGATGACGCAGGCCGAGCGCTCGGCACGCGGCTGGAACGGGGACCGGCACCGCGTGAGCCCCGAGTTCCTCGCCGAGCTGCTGCCGCTCGCGCGCAATACGCCTCACTACTACGTGGCCGGACCGCCTCGGTTCGTGGAGGGAACCGTGGAGTCGCTCCGCGCCGTGGACGTCGATCCCGACCGGATCCGCTTCGAGGAATTCCCGGGCTACTGA